GATAACCACTGCCGTTTTGGCTGCCGCGATGATCGGAGCATGCGGCGGCACTGTCGAAAACAAGACCGCGGGGAACGCAGCCAACGCCAATGCTGCGAACACGAACACCTCGCCAAAAGCCGCAGCTCCGACCAAGGACGAGCTCGTGGCGATCGAGAAGAAAGCTTGGCAGGATTGGGCGGCAAGACGAAGTGAGGAACTGGAAGGCTACATGGCGTCCAAGTTCGTAAATGTCGGCAGCAATGGTGCGACCGTTCGCGAAGATGCGATGAAAAGCTGGACGTCGCACAAGTGCGAAATGAAAGAGCTTGCCTTTTCAAACGAAAAGGTGACTCAGCTCGGCGACGGAGCCGCGATGCTGACATTCCAGGCGAAATGGGATCTGAAATGTGACGGCAAAGCAGGTCCCGACACGCTCAATGTTTCTGCACTTTATGTGAACGAAGGCGGAAAGTGGAAGGCGATGTATTATCAGGAGACGCCGGCGGCAGATTCAAAGGGCGAATACGCTCCGCCTTCAACGCCGTTTGACAAGGAAAAAGAGCTTGCCAGCCTGTCCGCACCGGATGACGACATTGTAGCTTCAGAAACAAAGATCTGGGAGACGTGGAAAGCTCGGGATCGTAAGGGCTTTGAAGAACATATCTCCTCTAAGTTCTTTGGGAATGGCCGTTCCGGTTTTGTGGATCGTGAAACTTATTTGAAAGGGGCATTCGATCCGCCGTGCAAGGTCGATTCATTCGCTACCGGCCCGATGAAGGCGATGGAGATCAACAAGGATCTGACAATGATCATTTATCGTGCCTCGCAAAAGGGAAGCTGCGGTGCCGAAAAGCTGTCGGAGAATGTGCTGTCTGTATCCATTTACGGTAAGGAAAACGGCAAGCCGATGGCGCTGTATTACATGGAAAATCCTGTTAAATAATTTTCAGAGCAACCTGTTACAAGGGCGTCGCAGAAAATATCTGCGACGCCTGTTTTTTGTTTATTTTGTGGTTTCTCTGCCATTCTTCGTTTGTGGAGCTTTCAGCCTGCCGTGTTATACTTTTCGATTGTTGAAATAGAAATATTGGCAGAAAAAGGAGACTCGTTTTGGCAGTCCTAGTAGATAAGAATACGCGCCTGATCGTTCAGGGCATTACCGGTAAAGAAGGCACATTTCATATGCTGCAGATGCGCGACTACGGCACGAATGTCGTAGGCGGCGTAACGCCGGGGAAGGGCGGGACAATGCATGAAGGTGTGCCCGTTTTCAACACCGTCGCGGACGCCGTTAAGGAAACCGGTGCGAATGCGTCCGTCATTTACGTGCCGCCTGCATTTGCTGCTGACGCGATAATGGAAGCCGCAGATTCGGGATTGCCGCTTGTTGTCTGTATCACCGAGGGAATTCCTGTTTCGGATATGGTCAAAGCAAATGAATATCTGCGGTCTCGGAACACTCGTATGATCGGCCCGAACTGCCCCGGGATAATCTCGCCCGGAAAATGCAAGATCGGCATCATGCCCGGACACATTCACAAAGAAGGTCGGGTTGGCGTGGTATCGCGTTCGGGCACGTTGACATATGAGGCAGTCGGCCAGTTGACCGCGTTAGGTCTCGGACAATCGACAGCCATCGGTATCGGCGGAGATCCGATCATAGGAACTACGCACACTGACGCCTTGCGGTTGTTTCAGGAAGACGACGAGACTGATGCAATTGTGATGATCGGTGAGATCGGCGGGTCGGCGGAAGAAGAAGCGGCCGCGTACGCTAAGGACAATCTCACGAAGCCGATCGTTGCATTCATCGCAGGCCAGACCGCACCTCCGGGACGCCGTATGGGCCACGCAGGAGCGATAATCTCGGGGGGCAAAGGGACTGCAGGCGAGAAAATGAAAGCTCTCGAAGCTGCAGGGATCCTCGTCGTCCGGTCTCCCGCTGATATCGGTGCTGCAATTGTCGAGGTTTTGGGTGCGGGTGCGTCAGCCTGATCTACCGGCTGATGGCAATATGAACAGAGGCGGAATTTGGTGGTTTTTGGTTTTTGCCGGGGCACTCGCCACAGCTGCCGCGGTGAGGTTTGCGGTAAACGGCGGTTTTAGGACCGCAACGACCGGTGAATCGATCGTACACTCGCTCATGGCGGTCCTAGGGATCGCCGGCATCATGATCGGCCTCCTGCAAGTTGTGCGTAAGAGCCGCCAAGCCGACATGAAGAACGGTGAAGCTGACGAGGATCTCCGCATCACCTGAACAAATTATTATTCATCTCACTAATTTTATATGAGCAACTTAACATTTGGAATTATCAAGCCTGACGCGGTTCGGGCAGGGAAACAGGGACAGATCATTTCGCGAATTTTGGGCGCGGGTTTCAAGATCCGCGGCATGAAGCTTGTGCATCAGACCCGCAAACAGGCGGAAGGTTTCTATGCGGTTCATGCTGGGAAAGGCTTTTTTGACGAGCTTGTCGATTTTATGTCGTCGGGCCCGTGCGTGGTGCTTGCACTCGAAAAAGAAAATGCCGTACCTGCCTGGCGGGAACTGATGGGTGCGACCAATCCGGCTGAAGCTGCCGAAGGAACGATCCGCAAAGATTTTGCATCGTCGATCGGCGAGAACGCGGTCCACGGCTCGGATTCGGACGAGAATGCTGCTATCGAGATAGCTTATTTCTTCAGCAAACTTGAATTGGTATAGCCTTACGGTTATAAAGTTTGAGTAACTTGAACTTGCGTCGCAGAGACGTTATTGAAACCGGTCGTCGATCCAGCAACCTAAAGGAGAAAACATGAAACGCTGCCCAACGTGCGATAAGACCTTTGAGGATAATCTGAAATTTTGCCAACTGGACGGAACACCGCTTGTTGACGACGAGCCGGCTTTCGATCCGTATGCGACGATCGTGGCGACGCCGGCCTCCGGTTTGGTCGCACCGGACCCAGAGCCTGGGGCCGTCGCTGAGGTGCCTTCTGAAGCGGTATCTGAAGCACAGGAAACCGAGGTGCATCAGACCATTGGCTCGATGCCGATCACCCCGCCGGATGACGTTCTGGAGATGCCCTCAGCGGATCCGCTCAAGACAATGTATGTGTCTGACGCGGAACTTCAGGAAGTGATGGGCGGCAACGCGGCTGACGAGCCGGACCCGCTCGACCTGCCCGCTGAGCCTGAGCCTCCGGCGTTTACGGAACCCGACGTTCCGGTGCCGAGTTTTGGCGTATCGCCTCCGCCGTCGCCATTTGCGGCGTCGGAACCTGAACCGCCTGCTTCCGAACCGGATCATTACATCGAACCTGAGACAATGATCCAGTCGGCTCCTGTGACCTTTCCTGATCCGGAACCGCAGCCTGTCGCGCCTCCGCCTCAGATGTTTGAAGAACCTGCTCCCCCGCCGCCGATGTTTAACGAGCCGATGGGCGGGAGTATGGAACCTCAATTCGGACAGTACGGAGGTTTTCAGTCGCCTGTACCCAATCCAAACAAGAATCAGACCTTAGCGATAGTTTCCTTGATCTCAGGATTGGTCGGCTTATTCTTTTGCCTTGGACTGACCGGGCCAGTCGCGTTGATAACGGGTTTTATGGCACGCAAGCGGGCCAGTCAGAGCCCTGACGAATACGGTGGTGAAACTCTCGCCCTCATAGGCATTATCACAGGAGCTTTGGCCACGTTGTTGTTGCTTGCTTTTGTAGCATATTTTGCCTTTGTATTTCTGATCGTAGGTGCCGGCATCATGGCCGGTTAGATAATCTATGTCGATAATCTCGGACGTTCTTCAATCATCCATTGCCGTTCTGAAGGGAATGAAGCGTACCATTTCGGAGATCCCGCGCGAGAAATGGACGGTGCAATATCCTGACGTGCCGGTAACGGTGCAGCCGCGATATCGCGGCCAGCATCTGCTGCACGTTGACGAGAACGGCAAGGAAAAGTGCGTGGCGTGTTATCTGTGTGCCGCAGCATGTCCTTCGGATTGTATCTACATCGAGGCAA
This sequence is a window from Acidobacteriota bacterium. Protein-coding genes within it:
- a CDS encoding nuclear transport factor 2 family protein: MRYEILITTAVLAAAMIGACGGTVENKTAGNAANANAANTNTSPKAAAPTKDELVAIEKKAWQDWAARRSEELEGYMASKFVNVGSNGATVREDAMKSWTSHKCEMKELAFSNEKVTQLGDGAAMLTFQAKWDLKCDGKAGPDTLNVSALYVNEGGKWKAMYYQETPAADSKGEYAPPSTPFDKEKELASLSAPDDDIVASETKIWETWKARDRKGFEEHISSKFFGNGRSGFVDRETYLKGAFDPPCKVDSFATGPMKAMEINKDLTMIIYRASQKGSCGAEKLSENVLSVSIYGKENGKPMALYYMENPVK
- the sucD gene encoding succinate--CoA ligase subunit alpha, which gives rise to MAVLVDKNTRLIVQGITGKEGTFHMLQMRDYGTNVVGGVTPGKGGTMHEGVPVFNTVADAVKETGANASVIYVPPAFAADAIMEAADSGLPLVVCITEGIPVSDMVKANEYLRSRNTRMIGPNCPGIISPGKCKIGIMPGHIHKEGRVGVVSRSGTLTYEAVGQLTALGLGQSTAIGIGGDPIIGTTHTDALRLFQEDDETDAIVMIGEIGGSAEEEAAAYAKDNLTKPIVAFIAGQTAPPGRRMGHAGAIISGGKGTAGEKMKALEAAGILVVRSPADIGAAIVEVLGAGASA
- the ndk gene encoding nucleoside-diphosphate kinase, with translation MSNLTFGIIKPDAVRAGKQGQIISRILGAGFKIRGMKLVHQTRKQAEGFYAVHAGKGFFDELVDFMSSGPCVVLALEKENAVPAWRELMGATNPAEAAEGTIRKDFASSIGENAVHGSDSDENAAIEIAYFFSKLELV
- a CDS encoding DUF4190 domain-containing protein, which codes for MKRCPTCDKTFEDNLKFCQLDGTPLVDDEPAFDPYATIVATPASGLVAPDPEPGAVAEVPSEAVSEAQETEVHQTIGSMPITPPDDVLEMPSADPLKTMYVSDAELQEVMGGNAADEPDPLDLPAEPEPPAFTEPDVPVPSFGVSPPPSPFAASEPEPPASEPDHYIEPETMIQSAPVTFPDPEPQPVAPPPQMFEEPAPPPPMFNEPMGGSMEPQFGQYGGFQSPVPNPNKNQTLAIVSLISGLVGLFFCLGLTGPVALITGFMARKRASQSPDEYGGETLALIGIITGALATLLLLAFVAYFAFVFLIVGAGIMAG